Part of the Halobellus ruber genome is shown below.
GGTTGTACGCGTACGCCATCGGCGCCTCCACCCGCTCGTCGCCGCCCGGGGTCGCGATCCACTCCCGACCCGAGAAGCCCGCCGCACCGCCCTGGTGATGTTTCCGCCACTCGCCGGCCTCCCCGAGGTCGTCGTAGGCGCCGGCGATCGCGTCGAAGACGTCGCCGGCGGTGCCGCCCTCGCGGGTGGCTTCTCGGGTCGCCTCCATCGCGGTCGCCTCCACCCGCATCGCGGCGTGGTGGCGGTCCTCGAGCCAGTCGGGGGCGTCCTCGAACGCGACCGCCCGGGTCGCGCTGGCGTATCGCCCCCCGCGCTCGGCGGTCACCGCCAGCAGGGCGTAGCTTCCGAGTTCCGCGCGGGAGGGGGTGAAATGCCGGTACGACTGCGCGCGCTCGGCACCCCCGACGAGAACCACGGGCGATTCGATCTCCCGGGTTTCCAGCGCGACCCTCAGCCCTGCGGCGACCTCGTGTTCGGTATCGTCCGGCCGGAGTTCGACCGCGACCCGCTCTACGGCCGCCGCCACGTCGCGGCCGAGCGCCCGGTATCGTTCGACGTCCTCCTGTGAGAGCGGGCGGCGGAGCCGCCCCGCGTCGACGGTATCGAGCCCCGGCACGTCGAAGTCGGCCGCGCCCGACCCGGGCGTCGCCGCCGCGACCGCCGAGGCCAGCGACGACTCGTACCACGGCGTCGATTCGACGTCGAACGCTCGGGGCACCTCCTCGTCGGCCAGCCGTTCGGCCTCGATGTTGTCCGTGATCACGACGAACCCCCTCTCGGGAAGGTAGCCCGCGGCCGCAACCCCGACGTCGGCGTCGCGGTCGACCACGTTGCGCCCGCCGGTGAGCCACGCAAAGGAGTTGGGCTTCCCGAACCAGACCGCATCGAGCCCCTCGCGGTCGAGAAACGCCGACAGCCGCTCGCGGCGGTCGGCCAGCAGTGCGTCGGTTCCCCCGTCCGTGTCCGAATCGTCGGTCCCGTCACCCGGCGTGGCCCCGGTCATACTCTCACCCTGTCGCCAGCCGCACTTGAAACGTGACGGAACCACCGGCTCCCACGGGCCGGCGACTGCCGACAGCAACCCGTAAGTGCCTCGGACTCCGACCCCCGAATATGAACACGCGTCTCCGCCGGCTCGTGGGCGTTTCCGCCGCCCTCACGGGTGTGCTGATGGTGCTGGGGATCTACACCGCGGCGACGGGTGCGGGGCTGACCTGCGCGGGGCGGTGGCCGCTCTGTGACGGCTTTCTCGGCCTGTTCCCCGCGAACTGGAGCAGCTTCATCGAGTGGTTCCACCGCCTGGTCGCGATGGTCGCCGGGTTCGTGATCCTCGGCACCACGATCGTCGCGTGGCGCGGCGGCGCCGACCGCCGGGTCCGGCTGTCGCTGGCGGCGGCGACGATCCTGCTTCCCTCCCAGATCGCGCTGGGCGCGCTCACGGTCACCACCTACCAGTGGGCGGTGTTGCTCGCACACTTCGGCACCGCGTCGATCATCTTCACCGGCGTCGCCCTCGCGGCCGCCTGGACCTACGGGACCGACGCCGCCGACGCCGCCCGGGTTCGGACGGCCCTGACGGCGGCGGGCGGCCTCCTTCCGGTACTTCTGGTGTTGGCGCCGCACACCTTCGTGACGTTCGGCCCGACGGTCCAGGCGGCGTACTACCTCGCGGGGCTTGCGACCTACGCCGCACTGCTGACCGCGGCGGTCTGGTCGGCGGGCGCCGGTCGGATCGATGCCACTCGTCGCGTCCGGTACCTCGCGGTCGCTGCCGCGGTCGTGGTCGTGTCGCTGCTGGTCGCCGGCCGACTGGTGTACGGCGGGACCCTCCAGTACGTCTCGGTGGGCGGCGCCGCAACGGCGCTCGGACTCGTGGCCGCCGCACGGTACTGCCTCCGCGACGCCGGCGGCGGCCGCGGCGCCCGTGGCGTTCCCACGGACGACTGACCTCTCGGGAGGGACGGCGTACGCCTCCCCGATAAGACACTTACCGGATCCCGGTTTCACTCCGGTATGACGAACGTCCCCGGCGCCGGGTTCGTCGCCCTCCTCGTGGTTATCGCCGTCCTGATCGCGCTGCCGCTTCTGGCCGGCGTGGGCCTGGCCGTCGCCGGAACCACCGGGCTCCGGATCGAACTGAGCCTCCTCGCGGTCCACGCCGTCGGGATCGTCGGCGCCGTGATCGCGCTCGTCGTCGCCGCCCCGCTCGGCCCGGCTCCGTCGCTCCCGGCTGTGGTCGGGCTGCTCCGGTTCACCGCCGGAGCGCTGGCGGTCGGACTCGCGGTCGCGGGCATCGCCGAAGGCGGACCGATCGCGGCGGGGGCGGTCCTCGCCGTCCTTGCCGGCGACCTCACGTGGCGACGCGGGGTGTGGTACGCGACCGCCGGCTACGCGGGCGGGGGCGTCGCCGGCGCGGCCGCGGGGCTCGTGTCCACCGGCCGGGCCGAAGCCGCCGCGGCGGGGGCGGTCCTCGCCGTCCCCGCGGCGCTGTGCGGGGTCGTCCTCGAACGGGCGGCCGCACGCTCCGAGCGGGTCTCGTCGACGGCCTGATACGGGCCGCCCCGGTCGGTTCCCGGCCGTTGCCGGCGCAGGCGACGACCGCCCCGTCACGCCGATCCGTACGGCACCGGCCGTCACATGAAGTCCGACAGCCCCGCCTGCCCGTCGTCGTCGGCTGCGTCCTCCTCGCTCCCGCCGTCTTCGCCGGTCTCCTCGCTCCCGCCGTCTTCGCCGGTCTCCTCGCGGTCGAGCACGTCGGCCTCGGCAGGGTCCTCGACGCCGTCCCCGCCCGCGAAGGCCCCCTCGGCGTTGTCCTCGAGTCGCTCGGCCCGGAGGTCGGCGGCGTCCTCGACGATCGACTGCACCTTGTTCGTGGTCTCCCCGCTCCCGGTGACGTAGGCGACGCCGGCCTCGTCGAGGTCGTACCACGCCGCCATCGCGACGGTCAGCTCCCGGGGCTTGCAGTGGTGCGTCACCGCCGAGAGGAAGGGGAGCACGTCGAGGCGGGCGGTCGTCATCGAGAAGCCGCCCGATTCCGCGATCGCCCGGACCACCTCGTCGCGGGTCGAATCCCGGGTCGACCGGTAGGGGGCGCCGCCGTACCGCGTCCACCCGCCGTAGGTGCCGTCGCGGGCGGCCGCGACCCCGCCGGCGAGGTTGTCGGTGGCGTACCGCCACCACGTGTAGTCGTAGTCGGTGGCGTACACCCGGCTGGTCCAGACGTCGGCGTTCGCGAGGAACTCGTAGGCCCGCGCGAGTTCCCGGCCCTCGTACACCAGCGACACCTTGTCCTCGACCCACTGAAGCAGGTCCTCGGGGGTCTCGTCGACGTCGTAGGCGGTCCGGAGCGCCGCCTCCGCGGACTCCTCCTCTTTCAGAACCGTATCGAGGAACTCGAAGAGCCCGACCGCGCGGTTCCGGGAGCCGGTGGTCACGTCCTCCAGTGTGATCCGGCTGCGGTCCTCGGCGGTGACCTGGAGGTCCTTGATCGCCGCCCGGAGGTCGCCGTCGTTCGCCTCGGCGATTCGCTCTAGGGCCTCCTCGTCGAACTCGATTCCCTCCTTCCGGAGGATGTCCCGGAGGACGGGGACGATCGACCGCGCGGAGACGTCGCGGAACTCGATCTCCCGGGCGGCGTTCCGCAGGCCGTTCGACATGTCGTAGTACTCGTTTGCGATCAGGACGATCGGCTGGTTGGCGTCCTTCAGGAGGTCCGTGACCGCGCGTTTGCCGCCGCGGTCGTACTGGTGGTGGATGTTGTCGGCCTCGTCGAGCACGATCAACTGGCGGCCGTCGCTCCCGGTTCCGCCCCCCGAGCCGCCGACCGAGCCCGCGAGCGTGGCGTTCCTCGAAGCCCGCCCCGCGAACCGCTCGATGTCGTCGGCGGTGCGCTGGTCGGAGGCGTTCAGTTCGACGACCTCCCACCCCATATCGCTCGCCAGCGCGTGAGCCGCGGAGGTCTTGCCGACGCCGGGGGCGCCGTGAAGGACGACCGGCTCGCGGTGGTCGTCCCACGTCTCGGCCCACTCCTTGAGGGCGTCGCGGGCCTTGTTGTTCCCGCGGACCTCCGAGAGGGTCGACGGGCGATACCGTTCGGTCCAGTCGGTCATCATCCGACCTTGGCGTGACCCGGATTTAGTGGTTGCGGGGCCGTCCGCTCCCCGACGGCTGTCTGACCTGAACAGAAGACACGTACGTGCCGGATGCGAGTGCTGAGCGTGCCCAGTCCCGTATCCTCCGCGGCGACGACCTCCTCGCTCATACTGTTGGCTATAACTACGTGAAGATTTTCGACACCCCGGGGTGTCGAAATCCGTCACGGGACGATAGCCGACAGTATCAGTCCCGACGGCCGCACGCTCGGCGTCGCCGCGGTCGGCGGCGTTCTCGCGTATCTCGTCGGGTACGCACTCACGTACGCCGCGGTCGGGCAGGAGGCCTCGAACTCCCTGGCCGCCCGCGTGCTGGAGATTGCTACCGACGACCCCGGCACTTGGCAGCTCGTCGGGTGGGTGTTCTACAACGCCCACAACGTCGCCGTCGAGGTGCCGGGGCTGTTCGGCTCGACCGCGGTCACCCTCGTCGGCGAGACGTTCAGCTCGGCGCTGTTCGTGCTCCCGCCGGTCGTACTGCTCGTCTCCGGCGCGGCCGTCGCCGTCCTCGGCCGCGTCGAGCGGCCGACAGCCGGCGGGGTCGCCGGCGTCGCGGTCGTGGTCGGCTACCTCCCGCTGGCGGCTGTTGGCGCGGTTCTCGTCGGCATCGACATCGGCGACGCGACCGCCGGCCCGACGGTTGCGGCGGCCGTGCTTCCGTCCGGGTTCGTCTACCCGCTGATCTCCGGTGCGATCGGCGGCGTGGTCGGCAGCGTCGCGGCCGGTCGGCAGTCGCGGCGGGGCGCTCTCCGGGTCGCCGTCGCGCGTCCGGTTCGTCCGTCCGCCTCAGCCGTCGGTTGCCCGCCGCGCCCGCCACAGCCGCGTCCCGGCGACGAACGCCGCAAGCGGGAGCAGCCACGCCCGGAACCCCGTCATCGCCACCGGGAAGAGGCGCTCGGTGCGTTGCGATCCGCCGCCGCCACCACCGCTACCGGACTGTTCGACCCCCAGCGTCGGTTCGGCGTCCAGCACCGTCCGGAAGTCGAAGTTGCTCGTGGTCCGGCGCGCGTCCGGTTCGTCGGGCGAGAGATCCACGAACGTCTGCACCCACCCCCGATCGGTCGAGTAGAACAGCCGGCCGTCGACCGTGTAGAAGGCGTCGTGGATCGGGTAGAAGACGTTGATCCCGCCGACCACGAGGTCGGGGACGATCCCGGCGCCGAACAGACACACCACCGCGGTGGACGCCAGGAGAACTCCGCGGTCGCCGTACCGGCGTCGGAGCACCGAGTCGGGACCGCGCCGGAGGTCGGCCGCAAGCGCGACGAGGAGGATCGCGGGCAGGAGGACGGTGTGGCCTACCGACCGATGGGCGCCCGACAAGATCGGCTCGAGCGCCACGTCGAGGTCGGGCAGGGCTGTCGCGGCTGCGACGACCGCGACGCTCCGGCCGTCGAACTCCGACCCGAGAAGCCCCGCGGCGATAAGCAGCGCGAGCGACACGTGGACCAGCGTCGAAGGCACGACGGTACCTGACGCGTGCCCGGACTTGAACGTTCCTGCGGTCGGTCGGACCGCCCCGGTACGCTTTTGCGGCCGCCTCCCGCACCCGAACGTATGTGTCGACAGACCCCGACGCCGGGGGGTGGTGGGCCGTGACGGGGGTTCCGAAAGACGAACTCGCGCGCCGGATCGCGGGCGAGATCACGCTGAGCGACGATCCAGGGGCGACGCTCCGGAAGTGGCGCACCGACTTCGACGTCTCCCAGACCACCCTCGCAGACCAGCTCGACGTCTCCTCGTCGGTCATCTCCGACTACGAGAGCGGCCGCCGGGAGAGCCCGGGAATCGGGGTCGTCCGCCGGATGGTGGAGGCGCTACTCGACATCGACGAGGACCGCGGCGGCGGCCGGATCCGCCAGTACGCTCGGGTCATCACCGCCGGCTTCGACAGCGACATCGTGCTGGACCTCCGGGAGTATCCCCGGTCGGTCCTGCTGGAAACGCTCTACGAGGCGATGGACGCTACGGAACTGGTGCGCGGCGACGAGGACCGGATCAGCGGCCACACCGTCATCGACAGCATCGAGGCGATCACCCGCCTCTCCTCGGAGGAGTTCTACCGCCTCTACGGCCAGTCGACCTCGCGGGCGCTGGTGTTCACCGGCGTCACCCGCGGGGAGGCCGCGCTGGTGGCGATGCGGGTCGTCAACCCCACGCCGACCGCGGTCGTCCTCCACGGGCTGACCGAGGACGACCTCTGGGAGCACGCGCCAGCCCTCGCGACGATCGATGGGCTGTCGCTTGCGATCTCGAACCGCGACCTTGACGAGACGCTGGAGGATCTGCGGCAACTGCCGTAAAATCGACGCGATAGCGCTCGATGCCGTTGTAGGCGGCTCCCCCGATCGTGTTTGATCGAGCTATTGCTGTGGCTGAAAAGCCGCTATCGGGCGGGTATGGAAGGGGCCGCGCTCTCGACGAACCCGGACGAAGCAAGGACCGCAGGAGCGAACGGAGTGAGCGACGAGGACCACAGCGAGTCCTGGGAGTCGAGAGCGCGGGGGCTTCCGGGGTCGCAGTCGTCTCGTTCTCTCCGACTACGTTTCCGCTACTGTGGACTACGTTCTGTTATTCCACGTACTCGTACCGCCGTTCGTTCATCCGGCCCCACCCGGTGAACACGAACTCCCCGTCGGGCTGGGTGAACGCCTCGACTTCGACCTCCTTGTCGTGGTTGTGGACGTCGTGAACGAGTTCGTACTCCTCGAAGGAGAGGTCGTAGCGGCCGTTGAGCTGGTCCTCGACGTCGATCGGGGCCACCGCCGCGCGCCACCCCTCCCGGACGGTCTCGGCGTGGATCTCCGCCTGCGCGCCGGAGCCGTAGGAGCCGACTAAGAGGTGCCCCCCCGCGAGGTCGACACCCTCCTCGGCGGCCGCCCGGAGCGCCGAGAGCCGCGCCAGGTGAACCGAGCCGGTGTACCAGTTGCCGACCTGCCCGGAGATGTCGACGGTGGGGTCGATCGCCCGGTCGTACCACTCCTGATACCGGCTCGTGCCCTTCAGATCGTCCATATACGTCCGGATCGCCTCCTCGTAGGCCTCCCGGGAGTCGAAGTCCGCCTCGCGGGGTTGCATCCCGATCTCCGCAGCGAGCGCCTCCTCGACGTCGGTGTCGCGGGTGATGTGGCGGTAGCCCAAAAGCGCCGCCTTCCGGACCATCCCGGGGTACGGCGTGTGGAACGGGAAGTACGCGAAGTCCTCGGGGTGGGTGTCGCCCGCGGCCGACTCGTAGTCCTCCAGGGCCTCCCGCATCCGCGCGAGGTACACCTGGATCGAACGCTTGCCGTCGACGCTGGGGAACTGCTGGTTCGGCTTCAGGAAGTCGGTCTCGTCGGCGCTGCCGTACCCCTGTTCCGTCGAGAGCGCGACGATGTCGGGCTCGGAGTCGATCAGCATCGCGACCGCACCCGCACCCTGGGTCGCCTCCCCGGGGTCGCCCCGCTCGTAGAGCGCGGTGTCGGTGGCGATCACCAAGGCCGCGCGGCCGCGGTTCCGCCCCGCCCGGATCCAGTTGTACGCGTCGTCGATGCTCTGGGTTCCCGACAGGCAGGCGAACTTCCGCTCGCCCTTGTTGGCGTGGTGGAAGTCGCCGTCGTAGACCGATTCGAGGCAGCCCGCGATGTACGTCGACACCGGCTTGGAGTTGTCGAACGCCGACTCCGTGGCGACGTCGATCCGGCCGATGTCGTCAGGGGAGAGCCCCTTCCGGTCGAAAAGCGCCTTCGCGGCGTTCGCGCCCATCGTGACGATGTCCTCGTAGACGTCCGGCAGCGAGGAGTACTCGATCCCGATCCCCTTCGTGTACTTGCTGGGATCCTCGTTTTTCGCCGGCGCGAACGTCTCCGCGAGGTCGAGCCGCAGCTTGCCCGTCCGGATCTCGATGGCGTCGATGCCGACGGCTGTCATAGATTCGGGTTTCGCGGCCCGTCATATGGGTTTGTCGATGGGTTGTTCGTCGTTCGTCGAAAAAGAGACGAACAGCGGTAAAGCCAGTAAGCGAGCCTATTCTCGGATCCGGTTGGGAAGTGGTAGGTACACTACGGCAGTATGAGGGTGATCAGTCGTCATCGTCGTCATCTTCTGGGGGTTCGGGCTCGGGTTCGGGTTCGGGTTCGGGCTCGGGCTCGATGCCATCGTCAATACACTCCAAACCGCGCGTCGGTTCGGGGTTCGGGTTCGGATCCTGATCCGCGCCCTCCGACCACTCGTAGTTGTATTCGTACTCGTAGAGGTAGTTCCCAATCTCGTACGTATACTCGTACTCGTACGTGTACTCGTACTCCCCATCATCATCGTTCTCGCTCTCGGACTCTGATTCCGTCTCGCTCTCCTCGACGTCACGACCAGTACACCTCTCAACGATATTCTCCGTGCTTCCGTCGTCGTTTGACTCGTCTGAGGGCGGCGTCGAGACGTCGCTCTGCTCAATCTCACCTTCTCTATCGACAGCGTTGATGTTCCCGCCTGTGTCGGAGATGATCCGGTCCTGCGCTGCCACCGTCGCCTCCATCCGGAACAGCACCGTATTCGAGGGATTGTCGACTAGTGTGACACTCACTAGACTGCCGGGAGCGTAGCTCCGCGAGACGTTCCACCGCTCGCCCGGTTCGAAGACGTCATTTCCACCCGAGAGCGTCCCGTCGCTCCAAGCAACACCCGTCTCGCTCCCGTTCACCCGGACGGTCAGTTGCAGGTCGTCTCCCGGTAGCGAGTCACCGCCTTGGTGCGAAAGGGCGATTCCGTCCGTGCTGATTTCGCTCGTGACGGCCGCGTTCGGCCCGCCCGTGGATTGCGTGACCGTACCCACCGCGTACGCGCCGCCGACGCTGACGGAGATGACGACGACGCCGACGAGGAGAACCACTCCGATAGACTCGCTTTGGGCACGGTCACTCATTTAGCGTATCATATTGATATCCTTTCAGGTATTAGCCTACCGCCGTTAGTATAGAGCGTGATAAAGAGAGACGACGTGTTCTCACGATGCCGTAATGGTGTACTCCTGCGTCGTTCCATCACCGAATGTGAGGGTGATAGTGATGTCTTCTCCAGACATCTGACGTTCGCTACCGCCGTTGTTCACGAATGGTCCAATGACGAATTCCGTGTCGCTTCCACCGGATAGTGTCGCTTCGGACGAGAACTGCTCGCTCGAACTGCCGATCACAACGTCGGTTGTGACTTCTCCAGTTCGATTTGTCGACACTGCGGGGTTACTTGGACTGCCCTCAACACGCACGGCGGACGCAACTGACGTGCTGTCTACCGAGATGTCCGTCACACTCACGTCTGCAGAGCCAGTATTCCGAAGGGTAAACTCGACGCTCTCATCCTTGTTTCCGCTGCCTTCGTCAGTCGCCTGTCCGGAGTTGTCGACGTACTCGATCCGGTCACTGCTTCCCCCTCCACCCAACGACACCACCGTCACGTTAATTCGAACCGACTCGGGTTCCTCCCCGCTGAAGTTTGACCGATCCACGGGCGTTTTGAAGCTGAAATTGACACTATCGGTGCGGGGCGATGGAATCGAGCCAGGGGCGGAGTACTCGTAGACGATTCGTCCCCGTCCATCCGAGGTACCGTCGGCCGGGACGATGTCGGCGTTCGCGCCGTCGACGGCCGCTTCGACCGTCACGCCCGAGACGGGGTTGTTGTACGAATCCCTGACCTCCAGGACGATCCGTCGCGTCCCGCCCGCGGTGACGCTGTCGGCGCCGTCGACGACGGTCAGATACTGCTCGCTAGTGTCGCTCACGTCCGTTCCGACGCCGATCTTCGCCATACGGAGGCGGTAGGTCCCCGGAACCAGGTCAACCGTCAGCGTCCCGTCGGTCACGTTCACACCATCCCTGTCGTCGTCGACCTGTCCGCCGTTGCTCTCGTACTGGTCGGCGAGCAGCCGCTCCCACTCGTCCTCGGAAAGCTCGGTCGTCACCTCAATGTCGATGTCTCCGTTAACCGCGACGATCCGGTCGCTGGCGCTCACCGGCGTCGGACTAACCGATACCGCCTGCGTCCCGCTCTGCCTGTACGAGCCATTAAGCGCAACGACGTAGATCAGGTTTCCCTCCAACAGCCGCTGGCCAGTCACCGCCCGAGCGCCAGTGTCGCTGCCGAACTGGTTGTACAGCACTGAGTCCGCGTACGTCGTCCGCGGTGCGGACTGATAGACGTTGTAGTCCGGACGATAACTCAACCGCTGCGTGTCGTACACCCGGTCGGTTCCGTCCCAGTAGTCCGCCGTCTCGCCGTCGATCGCCGTCGCGTTGACGAGCGTCACGTTCCCGCCGGGCTCGGTCGCCAGTCGACCGCTCGACGGCGGGGGGTTCACCGCGACGGTTCGGGTTGGGTAGCGCGTCCCCAGCGGCACCGTCGTCGGGCTTGTCCGTTCGGTCGACGCGGTCCGCAAGATACCGTTCCGGAGATCCTGGAGGCTCTCCTGAACCTGCTGGCTGTGGTCGAACTCGACACGCCCGTTCTGGTCGGGGACGACGGTGGCCTGATACACCGACAGCGAGATCACCAGAAAACCCAGCAGTATGACCGCGCCGATCTGGACCGTGACGGCCCTGTCGTCCCCCCCGAAGGTCATACGTCGAATGGACGAGAGCCGGATAAAAACGTGCCGCCGCGGCGGTGCCGCCGCCTCAGTCCTCTTCCTCTTCGACCACTTCGGGGTCGCTCATCGCGCTCTGGAGGCTGTCGAGCCCGTTGACCCACTCCGAGACCAGCCCGTACTCGATCTCCTCAACAACCGACATATCCAGGTCGTCGCCCGCGATGATCCGGGTGCCCGCCTGGACTAAATACCCCAGCGCGGCGTCCATATCCTCGTCGGCCTCCGCGGCAGCGGCGGCCTCGACGTACTCCGCGATCGGCGCCTCCTCGGCGACGCCGGCGGCGATGTACTCCTCGGCGGCGTAGAAGACGCAGACCAGACTGGTCTGGACGCCGTCGACGAGGATCTCCTTGTCCTCGCGGGCGGCGTCGTCCTCGATCGAGAGCTCGGGTTCGGCGAGGACGATCGACCGCACGCGGTCGAGTTCCTCGACTGCCTCCTCCTCCGCTAACCGACCTTCCTCGTACGCCGAGACGATCTTCGCGACCGCGATGGCGGCGTCGTCCTGGAGGTTCAGGAGGAGCCGTGCCGAGTCCTCGTTCTCGGGGTCGATCTCCTCCTCCTCGACGCGGGCGAGCCAGTTCTGCCAGCGGTCTTCAGTGTAGTAGGTTTCCTCGGCGTCAGCCATACACCACCATTTCGGTCGGGATTCAAATGCCTTTCCTGTCGAACGTCGGGCGCTCGGCCGGAACGTCGGGGGTCCGCGGCGGACGCGGCCGCGAGAGTGAGACCACTACCCCTCCAGCGTCCCACGGGTGTCGATCCCGTAGACCAGTTCGGGCGTCCCGACGTGTGCCCGTTCGACGGCCTCGTCGTGACCTTCCTCCAACAACCACCGCACGCGGCGGGGGACGGTCTTCGGTCCCAACACCGCACCCGGCCGGTCGGGCTCGTCCACGAAGTCGGTCTCCATCAGAAACGGCTCGCCCGCGTCGGCCGCGACTTCCAGCCGGTCCTTGTCGCTCATTACGCTCGGCGTCGGGCCCGCGAGCCGGCCGCCGGCGTAGTGTTTCACCACCTCGTGTCTCGGCAGCCCGCGTTCTTCAGCCCACTCAGCCACCCCTGTCAGGTCGTCTGTGGCCTCGGTGTGAAGCTGGACGGCGCAGTCCAGTTCCGCGCCCAACTCGAAGGCGTGGCGCATCACGTCGTTCGACGCTTCCCACACCGCCGCCGAAACCTCGTAATGCGGGCGACCGGATTTCAGCGCGAGCGCCGCCCCGTCGCGAACGAACTCGGCCGCGCGGTCCAGCCCCGAACACATCAGCTCCGCCGCCGCGTCGGGTTCGAGACCCCGGTCGTCGACCAGCCGGGAGACGAGCCCGGGGTGGACGCCGAGGACGGGCCAGGCCCGCCCGGGCAGGATCCCGCTTGCGGCGTCGACGACCTCGAGCGTGGTTCCGAAGACGCGATCGAAGTCCGCGGCCGACTCGGGCACCGGCCCGAGGTGCCAGGAGGGTTTGTTCACCACCAGGAGGTGGGTCCCGCCGAGCCGGACGAAGTCCTCGACGGCGTCGAGGCCGCGGCCGTTGTCGGGATCGAGGTGGAGGTGGTTGTCGAGCACCGGCGAATCGAGTTCGTCCATAGGGGATAGATGCTCGCCGCCCGGAAAACCGGCCCGCTTTCGACCCCGGGTCCGTCAGGAGTCGTAGCCGACGAGCGTCGGCCCCTCGCCGTCCTCGCCCAGCGTGACCCGGCGGGTGGCGGCGTTCCGGAGGGCGTCGGATCGCCCGAAGGAGCCGGGCGCGATCGCGAACGTCCGGCAGCCGTGGGCGTTCGCGACCTCGATTGCGGGCTTGAAATCCGTGTCGCGGGAGGCGACCGCGACGACGTCGGCGCGGCCCTCGATCGCGAACTCGGTCAGGTCGACCGCCAGCCGGACGTCAACGTCGCCGCTCGTGACGACCACCTCGAACCCGCGAGCCTCCGCCGCCTGGATCAACCCCGGGGTCGCGTGCTCGTCGA
Proteins encoded:
- a CDS encoding M24 family metallopeptidase encodes the protein MTGATPGDGTDDSDTDGGTDALLADRRERLSAFLDREGLDAVWFGKPNSFAWLTGGRNVVDRDADVGVAAAGYLPERGFVVITDNIEAERLADEEVPRAFDVESTPWYESSLASAVAAATPGSGAADFDVPGLDTVDAGRLRRPLSQEDVERYRALGRDVAAAVERVAVELRPDDTEHEVAAGLRVALETREIESPVVLVGGAERAQSYRHFTPSRAELGSYALLAVTAERGGRYASATRAVAFEDAPDWLEDRHHAAMRVEATAMEATREATREGGTAGDVFDAIAGAYDDLGEAGEWRKHHQGGAAGFSGREWIATPGGDERVEAPMAYAYNPTVRGAKSEDTVLVTDDGVEVLTRTGEWPTRTVSSCDGPFTVERHAVRRLGGE
- a CDS encoding COX15/CtaA family protein; this encodes MNTRLRRLVGVSAALTGVLMVLGIYTAATGAGLTCAGRWPLCDGFLGLFPANWSSFIEWFHRLVAMVAGFVILGTTIVAWRGGADRRVRLSLAAATILLPSQIALGALTVTTYQWAVLLAHFGTASIIFTGVALAAAWTYGTDAADAARVRTALTAAGGLLPVLLVLAPHTFVTFGPTVQAAYYLAGLATYAALLTAAVWSAGAGRIDATRRVRYLAVAAAVVVVSLLVAGRLVYGGTLQYVSVGGAATALGLVAAARYCLRDAGGGRGARGVPTDD
- a CDS encoding replication factor C large subunit — translated: MTDWTERYRPSTLSEVRGNNKARDALKEWAETWDDHREPVVLHGAPGVGKTSAAHALASDMGWEVVELNASDQRTADDIERFAGRASRNATLAGSVGGSGGGTGSDGRQLIVLDEADNIHHQYDRGGKRAVTDLLKDANQPIVLIANEYYDMSNGLRNAAREIEFRDVSARSIVPVLRDILRKEGIEFDEEALERIAEANDGDLRAAIKDLQVTAEDRSRITLEDVTTGSRNRAVGLFEFLDTVLKEEESAEAALRTAYDVDETPEDLLQWVEDKVSLVYEGRELARAYEFLANADVWTSRVYATDYDYTWWRYATDNLAGGVAAARDGTYGGWTRYGGAPYRSTRDSTRDEVVRAIAESGGFSMTTARLDVLPFLSAVTHHCKPRELTVAMAAWYDLDEAGVAYVTGSGETTNKVQSIVEDAADLRAERLEDNAEGAFAGGDGVEDPAEADVLDREETGEDGGSEETGEDGGSEEDAADDDGQAGLSDFM
- a CDS encoding metal-dependent hydrolase, whose protein sequence is MPSTLVHVSLALLIAAGLLGSEFDGRSVAVVAAATALPDLDVALEPILSGAHRSVGHTVLLPAILLVALAADLRRGPDSVLRRRYGDRGVLLASTAVVCLFGAGIVPDLVVGGINVFYPIHDAFYTVDGRLFYSTDRGWVQTFVDLSPDEPDARRTTSNFDFRTVLDAEPTLGVEQSGSGGGGGGSQRTERLFPVAMTGFRAWLLPLAAFVAGTRLWRARRATDG
- a CDS encoding helix-turn-helix domain-containing protein, encoding MTGVPKDELARRIAGEITLSDDPGATLRKWRTDFDVSQTTLADQLDVSSSVISDYESGRRESPGIGVVRRMVEALLDIDEDRGGGRIRQYARVITAGFDSDIVLDLREYPRSVLLETLYEAMDATELVRGDEDRISGHTVIDSIEAITRLSSEEFYRLYGQSTSRALVFTGVTRGEAALVAMRVVNPTPTAVVLHGLTEDDLWEHAPALATIDGLSLAISNRDLDETLEDLRQLP
- the hmgB gene encoding hydroxymethylglutaryl-CoA synthase is translated as MTAVGIDAIEIRTGKLRLDLAETFAPAKNEDPSKYTKGIGIEYSSLPDVYEDIVTMGANAAKALFDRKGLSPDDIGRIDVATESAFDNSKPVSTYIAGCLESVYDGDFHHANKGERKFACLSGTQSIDDAYNWIRAGRNRGRAALVIATDTALYERGDPGEATQGAGAVAMLIDSEPDIVALSTEQGYGSADETDFLKPNQQFPSVDGKRSIQVYLARMREALEDYESAAGDTHPEDFAYFPFHTPYPGMVRKAALLGYRHITRDTDVEEALAAEIGMQPREADFDSREAYEEAIRTYMDDLKGTSRYQEWYDRAIDPTVDISGQVGNWYTGSVHLARLSALRAAAEEGVDLAGGHLLVGSYGSGAQAEIHAETVREGWRAAVAPIDVEDQLNGRYDLSFEEYELVHDVHNHDKEVEVEAFTQPDGEFVFTGWGRMNERRYEYVE
- a CDS encoding type IV pilin translates to MSDRAQSESIGVVLLVGVVVISVSVGGAYAVGTVTQSTGGPNAAVTSEISTDGIALSHQGGDSLPGDDLQLTVRVNGSETGVAWSDGTLSGGNDVFEPGERWNVSRSYAPGSLVSVTLVDNPSNTVLFRMEATVAAQDRIISDTGGNINAVDREGEIEQSDVSTPPSDESNDDGSTENIVERCTGRDVEESETESESESENDDDGEYEYTYEYEYTYEIGNYLYEYEYNYEWSEGADQDPNPNPEPTRGLECIDDGIEPEPEPEPEPEPEPPEDDDDDD
- a CDS encoding DUF2150 family protein, which produces MADAEETYYTEDRWQNWLARVEEEEIDPENEDSARLLLNLQDDAAIAVAKIVSAYEEGRLAEEEAVEELDRVRSIVLAEPELSIEDDAAREDKEILVDGVQTSLVCVFYAAEEYIAAGVAEEAPIAEYVEAAAAAEADEDMDAALGYLVQAGTRIIAGDDLDMSVVEEIEYGLVSEWVNGLDSLQSAMSDPEVVEEEED
- a CDS encoding TatD family hydrolase produces the protein MDELDSPVLDNHLHLDPDNGRGLDAVEDFVRLGGTHLLVVNKPSWHLGPVPESAADFDRVFGTTLEVVDAASGILPGRAWPVLGVHPGLVSRLVDDRGLEPDAAAELMCSGLDRAAEFVRDGAALALKSGRPHYEVSAAVWEASNDVMRHAFELGAELDCAVQLHTEATDDLTGVAEWAEERGLPRHEVVKHYAGGRLAGPTPSVMSDKDRLEVAADAGEPFLMETDFVDEPDRPGAVLGPKTVPRRVRWLLEEGHDEAVERAHVGTPELVYGIDTRGTLEG